The following proteins are co-located in the Escherichia fergusonii ATCC 35469 genome:
- the recR gene encoding recombination mediator RecR has product MQTSPLLTQLMEALRCLPGVGPKSAQRMAFTLLQRDRSGGMRLAQALTRAMSEIGHCADCRTFTEQEVCNICSNPRRQENGQICVVESPADIYAIEQTGQFSGRYFVLMGHLSPLDGIGPDDIGLDRLEQRLAEEKITEVILATNPTVEGEATANYIAELCAQYDVEASRIAHGVPVGGELEMVDGTTLSHSLAGRHKIRF; this is encoded by the coding sequence ATGCAAACCAGCCCGCTGTTAACACAGCTTATGGAAGCACTGCGCTGTCTGCCGGGCGTTGGCCCGAAGTCGGCGCAGCGTATGGCGTTCACGCTGCTTCAGCGCGATCGTAGCGGCGGGATGCGTCTGGCGCAGGCGCTCACCCGGGCGATGTCGGAAATCGGCCACTGCGCCGATTGCCGCACCTTCACCGAACAGGAAGTCTGTAACATTTGTTCGAATCCGCGTCGTCAGGAAAACGGCCAAATCTGCGTGGTGGAGAGTCCGGCGGACATCTATGCCATTGAGCAGACCGGTCAGTTTTCAGGCCGTTATTTTGTGTTGATGGGGCACCTGTCACCGCTGGACGGCATCGGTCCGGATGATATCGGTCTTGATCGCCTGGAACAGCGTCTGGCAGAGGAAAAAATCACTGAAGTGATCCTCGCCACCAACCCCACGGTTGAAGGTGAAGCTACCGCTAACTACATTGCCGAGCTTTGCGCGCAATATGACGTGGAAGCCAGCCGAATTGCTCATGGCGTACCGGTTGGCGGCGAACTGGAAATGGTCGATGGCACCACGCTGTCACACTCCCTTGCCGGGCGTCATAAGATTCGTTTTTAA
- the dnaX gene encoding DNA polymerase III subunit gamma/tau — MSYQVLARKWRPQTFADVVGQEHVLTALANGLSLGRIHHAYLFSGTRGVGKTSIARLLAKGLNCETGITATPCGVCDNCREIEQGRFVDLIEIDAASRTKVEDTRDLLDNVQYAPARGRFKVYLIDEVHMLSRHSFNALLKTLEEPPEHVKFLLATTDPQKLPVTILSRCLQFHLKALDVEQIRHQLEHILNEEHIAHEPRALQLLARAAEGSLRDALSLTDQAIASGDGQVSTQAVSAMLGTLDDDQALSLVEAMVEANGERVMSLINEAAARGIEWEALLVEMLGLLHRIAMVQLSPAALGNDMAAIELRMRELARTIPPTDIQLYYQTLLIGRKELPYAPDRRMGVEMTLLRALAFHPRMPLPEPEVPRQSFAPVAPTAVMTPTQVPPQPQSAPQQAPTVPLSETTSQVLAARQQLQRAQGATKAKKSEPAAATRARPVNNAALERLASVTDRVQARPGPSALEKAPAKKEAYRWKATTPVMQQKEVVATPKALKKALEHEKTPELAAKLAAEAIERDPWAAQVSQLSLPKLVEQVALNAWKEESDNAVCLHLRSSQRHLNNRGAQQKLAEALSTLKGSTVELTIVEDDNPAVRTPLEWRQAIYEEKLAQARESIIADNNIQTLRRFFDAELDEESIRPI; from the coding sequence ATGAGTTATCAGGTCTTAGCCCGAAAATGGCGCCCACAAACCTTTGCTGACGTCGTCGGCCAGGAACATGTGCTGACCGCACTGGCGAACGGCTTGTCGTTAGGGCGTATTCATCATGCTTATCTTTTTTCCGGCACCCGGGGCGTCGGAAAAACCTCTATCGCCCGACTGCTGGCGAAGGGGCTAAACTGCGAAACTGGCATTACCGCGACGCCGTGCGGCGTGTGCGATAACTGTCGTGAAATCGAGCAGGGGCGCTTTGTCGATCTGATTGAAATCGACGCCGCCTCGCGCACCAAAGTTGAAGACACTCGTGACCTGCTGGATAACGTCCAGTACGCTCCGGCGCGTGGTCGTTTTAAAGTTTATCTGATCGACGAAGTGCATATGCTGTCGCGCCACAGCTTTAACGCACTGTTAAAAACCCTTGAAGAACCGCCGGAGCACGTCAAGTTTCTGCTGGCGACGACCGATCCGCAGAAATTGCCGGTGACGATTTTGTCACGCTGTCTGCAATTTCATCTCAAGGCGCTGGATGTCGAGCAAATTCGCCATCAGCTTGAGCACATCCTCAACGAAGAACATATCGCTCACGAGCCGCGGGCGCTGCAACTGCTGGCGCGCGCCGCTGAAGGCAGCTTGCGAGATGCCTTAAGTTTAACCGACCAGGCAATTGCCAGCGGTGACGGACAGGTTTCAACCCAGGCGGTCAGTGCGATGCTGGGTACGCTTGACGACGATCAGGCGCTGTCGCTGGTTGAAGCGATGGTTGAAGCCAACGGCGAGCGTGTAATGTCGCTGATTAATGAAGCCGCCGCTCGTGGTATTGAGTGGGAAGCGTTGCTGGTAGAAATGCTCGGCCTGTTGCACCGCATTGCAATGGTGCAACTTTCCCCTGCTGCGCTGGGCAACGACATGGCCGCCATCGAGCTGCGGATGCGTGAACTGGCGCGCACCATACCGCCGACGGATATTCAGCTTTACTATCAAACGCTGTTGATTGGTCGCAAAGAATTACCGTATGCGCCGGACCGCCGCATGGGCGTTGAGATGACGCTGTTGCGCGCACTGGCGTTTCATCCGCGTATGCCGCTGCCTGAGCCAGAAGTGCCACGCCAGTCTTTTGCGCCCGTCGCGCCAACGGCAGTAATGACGCCAACCCAGGTGCCGCCGCAACCGCAATCAGCTCCGCAGCAGGCACCGACTGTACCGCTCTCAGAAACCACCAGCCAGGTGCTGGCGGCGCGCCAACAACTGCAGCGCGCACAGGGAGCAACCAAAGCAAAAAAGAGTGAACCGGCAGCCGCTACCCGCGCGCGGCCGGTGAATAACGCTGCGCTGGAAAGACTGGCTTCGGTCACCGATCGCGTTCAGGCGCGTCCGGGGCCATCGGCGCTGGAAAAAGCACCAGCCAAAAAAGAAGCGTATCGCTGGAAGGCGACCACTCCAGTGATGCAGCAAAAAGAAGTGGTCGCCACGCCGAAGGCGCTGAAAAAAGCGCTGGAACATGAAAAAACGCCGGAACTGGCGGCAAAGCTGGCGGCAGAAGCCATTGAGCGCGATCCTTGGGCGGCACAGGTGAGCCAACTTTCGCTACCAAAACTGGTTGAACAGGTGGCGTTAAATGCCTGGAAAGAGGAGAGCGACAACGCAGTATGTCTGCATTTGCGCTCCTCTCAGCGGCATTTAAACAACCGCGGTGCACAGCAAAAACTGGCTGAAGCGTTGAGCACGTTAAAAGGTTCAACGGTTGAACTGACTATCGTTGAAGATGATAATCCCGCGGTGCGTACGCCGCTGGAATGGCGTCAGGCGATATATGAAGAAAAACTTGCGCAGGCGCGCGAGTCCATTATTGCGGATAATAATATTCAGACCCTGCGTCGGTTCTTCGATGCGGAGCTGGATGAAGAAAGTATCCGCCCCATTTGA
- the priC gene encoding primosomal replication protein N'': MKTALLLEKLEGQLATLRQRCAPVAQFATLSARFDRRLFQTRATTLQACLEEAGDNLSALRHAVEQQQLPQVAWLAEHLAAQLEAIAREAAAWSLREWDSAPPKIARWQRKRIQHQDFERRLREMVAERRARLAQAADLVEQQTLHREVEAYEARLARCRHALEKIENRLARLTR; the protein is encoded by the coding sequence GTGAAAACCGCCCTGCTGCTGGAAAAACTGGAAGGTCAGCTCGCCACGCTGCGCCAGCGTTGTGCCCCGGTGGCGCAGTTCGCCACGCTAAGCGCCCGTTTCGACAGGCGCCTTTTTCAAACCCGTGCGACAACTCTACAGGCGTGCCTGGAGGAAGCGGGAGATAATTTGTCCGCGCTTCGCCATGCAGTTGAGCAACAGCAACTGCCGCAAGTGGCCTGGCTGGCGGAACATCTGGCAGCACAACTGGAAGCCATAGCGCGTGAAGCCGCCGCCTGGTCATTGCGCGAGTGGGACAGTGCGCCACCGAAAATTGCCCGCTGGCAGCGTAAACGTATTCAGCATCAGGATTTTGAGCGGCGACTTCGTGAGATGGTTGCCGAACGTAGAGCCCGTCTGGCGCAAGCGGCCGATCTCGTGGAACAACAAACGCTGCATCGTGAAGTGGAAGCCTATGAAGCGCGCCTTGCGCGGTGTCGCCATGCGCTGGAAAAAATCGAAAACAGGTTAGCGCGTTTAACCCGCTAA
- the rsmS gene encoding pleiotropic regulatory protein RsmS: MSLENAPDDVKLAVDLIVLLEENQIPASTVLRALDIVKRDYEKKLQSDEASQSE; this comes from the coding sequence ATGTCACTGGAAAATGCCCCTGACGATGTCAAACTGGCCGTCGATTTAATTGTCCTGCTGGAAGAAAATCAGATCCCTGCCAGTACCGTGCTGCGCGCGCTGGATATTGTTAAGCGTGATTATGAAAAGAAGTTACAGAGCGATGAGGCTTCGCAAAGCGAGTAA
- the mscK gene encoding mechanosensitive channel MscK — MTMLQFYKRSQQFVFISLFALAFILCSQAPAFARAAGGDLPTKADVQAQLDALNKQKDLSAQDKLVQQDLTDTLATLDKIDRVKEETVQLKQKVAQAPEKMRQATDALTTLNDVDNDQETRTVLRTLSLRQLESRVAQVLDELQNAQNDLAAYNSQLVSLQTQPERVQNSMYNASQQLQQIRNRLDGTEVGETELRATQKTLLQVQQALLNAQIDQQRKSLEGNTILQDMLQKQRDYVTANSTRLEHELQLLQEAVNNKRLTLTEKTAQEAVSPDETARIQANPLVKQELEINQQLSQRLITATENGNQLMQQNIKVKNWLERALQSERNIKEQISVLKGSLLLSRILYQQQQTLPSADELENMTNRIADLRLEQFEVNQQRDALFQSDAFVNKLEEGHANEVNSEVHDALLQVVDMRRELLDQLNKQLGNQLMMAINLQINQQQLMSVSKNLKSILTQQIFWVNSNRPMDWDWIKAFPQTLKDEFKSMKITVNWEKAWPAVFIAFLAGLPLLLIAGLIHWRLGWLKAYQQKLASAVGSLRNDSQLNTPKAILIDLIRALPVCLIILAVGLILLTMQLNISELLWSFSKKLAIFWLVFGLCWKVLEKNGVAVRHFGMPEQQTSHWRRQIVRISLALLPIHFWSVVAELSPLHLMDDVLGQAMIFFNLLLIAFLVWPMCRESWRDKESHTMRLVTITVLSIIPIALMVLTATGYFYTTLRLAGRWIETVYLVIIWNLLYQTVLRGLSVAARRIAWRRALARRQNLVKEGAEGAEPPEEPTIALEQVNQQTLRITMLLMFALFGVMFWAIWSDLITVFSYLDSITLWHYNGTEAGAAVVKNVTMGSLLFAIIASMVAWALIRNLPGLLEVLVLSRLNMRQGASYAITTILNYIIIAVGAMTVFGSLGVSWDKLQWLAAALSVGLGFGLQEIFGNFVSGLIILFERPVRIGDTVTIGSFSGTVSKIRIRATTITDFDRKEVIIPNKAFVTERLINWSLTDTTTRLVIRLGVAYGSDLEKVRKVLLKAATEHPRVMHEPMPEVFFTAFGASTLDHELRLYVRELRDRSRTVDELNRTIDQLCRENDINIAFNQLEVYLHNEKGDEVTEVKRDYKGDDPTPAVG, encoded by the coding sequence ATGACTATGTTGCAGTTCTATAAACGTTCACAACAATTTGTTTTTATTTCGCTTTTTGCGCTTGCATTTATTTTGTGTAGCCAGGCTCCGGCTTTTGCGCGCGCGGCTGGTGGCGACTTGCCAACCAAAGCAGACGTGCAGGCCCAGTTGGATGCGCTTAATAAACAAAAAGATCTCTCTGCCCAGGATAAATTAGTTCAGCAGGATCTGACCGACACCTTAGCGACGCTCGATAAAATCGACCGGGTAAAAGAAGAAACGGTGCAACTGAAACAAAAAGTTGCCCAGGCCCCGGAAAAAATGCGTCAGGCTACAGATGCGTTAACCACCCTGAATGACGTGGATAACGACCAGGAAACGCGCACAGTTCTTCGTACGCTTTCTTTGCGCCAGCTTGAATCCCGCGTGGCTCAGGTACTGGATGAGTTGCAGAATGCGCAAAACGATTTGGCCGCTTATAACAGCCAGCTTGTATCGCTGCAAACCCAGCCAGAGCGCGTACAAAACTCCATGTACAACGCTTCTCAACAGCTGCAGCAAATTCGTAACCGTCTGGATGGCACAGAAGTTGGTGAAACCGAGTTGCGTGCGACGCAAAAAACGTTACTCCAGGTTCAGCAGGCTCTGCTAAATGCACAGATTGATCAGCAGCGTAAAAGTCTGGAAGGCAATACTATTTTGCAGGATATGCTGCAAAAGCAACGTGATTATGTGACCGCGAATAGCACGCGCCTTGAACATGAACTTCAGTTATTGCAGGAGGCCGTTAACAATAAACGTCTCACCTTAACTGAGAAGACGGCGCAGGAAGCGGTCTCGCCGGATGAAACTGCGCGTATTCAGGCTAACCCGCTGGTGAAGCAGGAGCTGGAAATAAACCAGCAGTTGAGTCAGCGTTTGATTACCGCGACCGAAAACGGTAATCAGCTGATGCAGCAAAACATCAAAGTCAAAAACTGGCTTGAGCGGGCGCTGCAATCGGAACGTAATATCAAAGAGCAGATTTCTGTCCTGAAAGGCAGCCTGTTGTTGTCTCGTATCCTTTATCAGCAACAACAAACGCTGCCCTCGGCGGATGAACTGGAAAACATGACCAACCGCATCGCGGATTTGCGTCTCGAACAGTTTGAAGTCAACCAGCAGCGTGATGCGCTCTTCCAGAGCGATGCGTTCGTTAACAAACTGGAAGAAGGTCACGCCAACGAAGTTAACAGTGAAGTTCATGACGCATTACTCCAGGTTGTGGATATGCGTCGCGAACTGCTGGATCAGCTTAATAAACAGTTGGGTAACCAGTTGATGATGGCCATTAACCTGCAAATCAACCAGCAGCAGTTAATGAGCGTATCGAAAAACCTGAAATCCATCCTGACTCAGCAAATCTTTTGGGTGAACAGTAACCGTCCGATGGACTGGGACTGGATCAAAGCGTTCCCGCAAACGCTGAAAGATGAGTTTAAATCAATGAAAATCACGGTGAACTGGGAAAAGGCCTGGCCTGCCGTATTCATCGCCTTCCTCGCTGGTTTACCACTGCTGCTGATTGCCGGGCTGATCCACTGGCGTCTGGGGTGGCTGAAAGCATATCAACAAAAACTGGCTTCCGCTGTGGGTTCCCTGCGTAACGACAGCCAGCTCAACACACCAAAAGCGATCCTTATCGACCTGATCCGTGCGCTGCCGGTGTGCCTGATTATTCTCGCGGTTGGCCTGATTCTGTTGACCATGCAGCTCAACATCAGCGAACTGCTATGGTCGTTCAGCAAAAAACTGGCGATTTTCTGGCTGGTGTTTGGCCTGTGCTGGAAGGTACTGGAGAAAAACGGTGTTGCCGTACGTCACTTCGGTATGCCGGAACAGCAGACCAGCCACTGGCGTCGACAAATTGTCCGCATCAGTCTCGCGTTGCTGCCAATCCATTTCTGGTCAGTGGTGGCAGAACTATCCCCACTGCATCTGATGGATGATGTGCTGGGGCAGGCGATGATTTTCTTCAACCTGTTGCTGATTGCCTTCCTGGTGTGGCCGATGTGCCGCGAAAGCTGGCGTGATAAAGAGTCGCACACCATGCGACTGGTCACCATTACCGTGCTGTCGATAATCCCGATTGCGTTGATGGTGCTGACTGCTACAGGCTACTTCTACACTACGCTGCGTCTGGCAGGACGCTGGATTGAAACCGTTTATCTGGTGATCATCTGGAACCTGCTCTACCAGACAGTACTGCGTGGCTTAAGCGTAGCGGCGCGGCGTATCGCCTGGCGTCGTGCGCTGGCGCGTCGACAGAATCTGGTGAAAGAGGGCGCGGAAGGTGCTGAACCGCCGGAAGAACCCACCATTGCACTGGAGCAGGTTAACCAGCAGACGCTGCGTATTACCATGTTGCTGATGTTTGCGCTGTTCGGTGTCATGTTCTGGGCGATTTGGTCCGATTTGATCACCGTATTCAGCTATCTTGACAGCATCACGCTCTGGCATTACAACGGCACTGAAGCCGGTGCTGCGGTGGTGAAAAACGTCACCATGGGCAGCCTGCTGTTTGCAATTATCGCCTCAATGGTAGCCTGGGCGTTAATTCGCAACCTGCCTGGTTTGCTGGAAGTGCTGGTGCTCTCGCGACTGAATATGCGCCAGGGCGCGTCGTATGCCATTACTACCATCCTTAACTACATCATTATTGCCGTTGGTGCGATGACGGTGTTCGGATCGCTGGGCGTCTCGTGGGATAAACTCCAGTGGCTGGCGGCAGCATTATCCGTAGGTCTTGGTTTTGGTTTACAGGAGATCTTCGGTAACTTCGTCTCCGGTTTGATTATCCTGTTCGAACGTCCGGTGCGCATTGGCGATACGGTAACCATTGGTAGCTTCTCGGGTACGGTCAGCAAGATCCGTATTCGTGCGACAACGATTACCGATTTCGATCGCAAAGAAGTGATCATCCCGAACAAAGCGTTTGTTACTGAGCGTCTCATCAACTGGTCGTTAACCGACACCACCACTCGTCTGGTGATTCGTCTGGGCGTGGCCTATGGCTCCGATCTGGAAAAAGTGCGTAAAGTATTGCTGAAGGCGGCGACTGAGCACCCAAGGGTGATGCACGAACCCATGCCGGAAGTCTTCTTTACGGCGTTTGGTGCCAGCACATTGGATCATGAGCTGCGTCTGTATGTGCGTGAACTGCGTGACCGCAGTCGTACTGTCGATGAGCTGAACCGTACTATCGATCAGCTGTGCCGTGAAAACGACATCAACATTGCCTTTAACCAGCTTGAAGTGTATTTGCACAACGAGAAGGGCGATGAAGTAACGGAAGTGAAACGTGACTACAAGGGCGACGATCCAACGCCTGCGGTAGGGTAA
- a CDS encoding DUF454 family protein, with protein MQRIILIIIGWLAVVLGTLGVVLPVLPTTPFILLAAWCFARSSPRFHAWLLYRSWFGSYLRFWQKYHAMPRGAKPRAIFIILLTFSISLWFVHMTWVRILLLVILGCLLIFMWRIPVIDEKQ; from the coding sequence ATGCAACGAATCATTTTAATCATCATTGGCTGGCTGGCGGTAGTACTGGGTACGCTGGGCGTGGTATTACCGGTATTACCAACGACGCCGTTTATCCTGCTGGCGGCCTGGTGCTTTGCCCGTTCTTCCCCGCGCTTTCACGCCTGGTTGCTGTACCGCTCATGGTTTGGCAGCTATCTACGTTTCTGGCAGAAATATCATGCGATGCCACGCGGTGCAAAGCCTCGGGCGATATTCATTATTTTACTGACTTTTTCGATTTCACTTTGGTTCGTGCATATGACGTGGGTGCGTATTCTGTTGTTGGTGATCCTCGGTTGTTTGCTGATTTTTATGTGGCGAATCCCGGTGATTGATGAAAAGCAATAA
- the acrR gene encoding multidrug efflux transporter transcriptional repressor AcrR translates to MARKTKQQALETRQHILDVALRLFSQQGVSSTSLAEIAKAAGVTRGAIYWHFKNKSDLFSEIWELSESSIGELELEYQAKFPDDPLSVLREILVYILEATVTEERRRLLMEIIFHKCEFVGEMAVVQQAQRNLCVESYDRIEQTLRHCITAKMLPEDLLTRRAAIIMRGYISGLMESWLFAPQAFDLKKEARDYVAVLLEMYLFCPSLRATSAKE, encoded by the coding sequence ATGGCACGAAAAACCAAACAACAAGCGCTGGAAACACGACAGCACATCCTCGATGTAGCTTTGCGTTTGTTTTCTCAGCAAGGAGTATCATCTACCTCGCTGGCAGAGATTGCAAAAGCCGCAGGCGTTACGCGTGGTGCAATCTACTGGCATTTTAAAAACAAGTCGGATTTGTTCAGTGAGATCTGGGAGTTGTCCGAGTCCAGTATCGGAGAACTTGAGCTTGAGTATCAGGCAAAATTCCCCGACGATCCACTTTCCGTTTTGCGAGAGATTTTAGTCTATATTCTTGAAGCTACTGTGACGGAAGAACGCCGACGTTTATTGATGGAAATTATATTCCATAAATGTGAGTTCGTTGGTGAAATGGCGGTAGTTCAGCAGGCTCAGCGCAATCTCTGCGTGGAAAGCTATGACCGTATCGAACAAACACTAAGACATTGTATTACTGCGAAAATGTTGCCAGAAGACCTGCTTACTCGCCGGGCGGCTATTATTATGCGCGGCTATATTTCAGGTTTAATGGAAAGCTGGTTATTTGCTCCGCAGGCTTTTGACCTGAAAAAAGAGGCGCGAGATTACGTCGCCGTCTTATTAGAAATGTATCTCTTTTGTCCATCACTGCGGGCAACCTCTGCAAAGGAATAA
- the apt gene encoding adenine phosphoribosyltransferase encodes MTATAQQLEYLKNSIKSIQDYPKPGILFRDVTSLLEDPKAYALSIDLLVERYKNAGITKVVGTEARGFLFGAPVALGLGVGFVPVRKPGKLPRETISETYDLEYGTDQLEIHVDAIKPGDKVLVVDDLLATGGTIEATVKLIRRLGGEVTDAAFIINLFDLGGEQRLEKQGITSYSLVPFPGH; translated from the coding sequence ATGACCGCGACTGCACAGCAGCTTGAGTATCTCAAAAATAGCATCAAAAGCATTCAGGACTACCCAAAACCCGGCATTCTGTTCCGCGATGTCACCAGCTTACTGGAAGACCCGAAAGCTTACGCTCTCAGCATCGATTTACTGGTTGAGCGTTACAAAAATGCGGGCATTACCAAAGTTGTCGGCACTGAAGCGCGTGGCTTCTTGTTCGGCGCTCCGGTAGCATTGGGTCTGGGCGTTGGCTTTGTACCGGTCCGTAAACCGGGCAAACTGCCGCGTGAGACCATCAGTGAAACTTACGATCTGGAATACGGCACCGATCAGCTGGAAATCCACGTTGATGCCATCAAACCGGGCGACAAAGTTCTGGTGGTGGACGATCTGCTGGCAACCGGCGGCACTATTGAAGCGACGGTTAAACTGATCCGCCGTTTAGGTGGTGAAGTGACTGACGCTGCGTTCATTATCAACCTGTTCGATCTCGGCGGCGAACAGCGTCTCGAAAAACAGGGCATTACCAGCTACAGCCTTGTCCCGTTCCCGGGCCATTAA
- the acrA gene encoding multidrug efflux RND transporter periplasmic adaptor subunit AcrA has protein sequence MNKNRGFTPLAAVLLLSGSLALTGCDDKQAQQGGQQMPEVGVVTLKTEPLQITTELPGRTSAFRIAEVRPQVSGIILKRNFKEGSDIEAGVSLYQIDPATYQAAYDSAKGDLAKAQAAANIAQLTVNRYQKLLGTQYISKQEYDQALADAQQANAAVTAAKAAVETARINLAYTKVTSPINGRIGKSNVTEGALVQNGQATALATVQQLDPIYVDVTQSSNDFLRLKQELANGTLKQENGKAKVSLITSDGIKFPQDGTLEFSDVTVDQTTGSITLRAIFPNPDHTLLPGMFVRARLEEGLNPNAILVPQQGVTRIPRGDATVLVVGADDKVETRPIVASQAIGDKWLVTEGLKAGDRVVISGLQKVRPGVQVKAQEVTADNNQQAASGTQPEQSKS, from the coding sequence ATGAACAAAAACAGAGGATTTACGCCTCTGGCGGCCGTTCTGTTGCTTTCAGGCAGCTTAGCGCTAACAGGATGCGACGACAAACAGGCCCAACAAGGGGGCCAGCAGATGCCAGAAGTTGGGGTTGTGACGCTCAAAACTGAACCTCTACAAATCACTACTGAGCTTCCGGGGCGTACCAGCGCTTTCCGTATTGCGGAAGTCCGTCCTCAGGTTAGCGGTATTATCCTGAAGCGCAATTTTAAAGAAGGCAGTGATATCGAAGCTGGCGTCTCTCTGTATCAGATTGATCCTGCAACTTATCAGGCTGCCTATGACAGCGCGAAAGGCGATCTGGCGAAAGCTCAGGCTGCGGCTAATATCGCGCAACTGACAGTTAATCGTTATCAGAAACTGCTCGGTACGCAGTACATCAGTAAGCAGGAGTACGATCAGGCACTGGCTGACGCGCAACAGGCTAACGCAGCGGTGACCGCGGCGAAAGCGGCTGTTGAAACCGCACGGATTAACCTGGCATACACCAAAGTCACCTCTCCAATTAATGGTCGCATTGGTAAGTCGAATGTGACTGAAGGTGCCCTGGTGCAAAACGGTCAGGCGACTGCGCTGGCAACCGTACAGCAACTTGATCCGATCTATGTTGATGTGACTCAGTCCAGCAACGACTTTCTGCGCCTGAAACAGGAACTGGCGAATGGCACGCTGAAACAAGAGAACGGCAAAGCCAAAGTGTCGCTGATCACCAGTGACGGCATTAAGTTCCCACAGGACGGTACGCTGGAGTTCTCTGACGTTACTGTCGATCAGACCACCGGGTCTATCACCCTACGCGCTATCTTCCCGAACCCGGATCATACTCTGCTGCCGGGTATGTTCGTGCGTGCACGTCTGGAAGAAGGGCTTAATCCAAACGCCATTTTAGTCCCGCAACAGGGTGTAACCCGTATACCGCGTGGCGATGCTACCGTACTGGTGGTTGGCGCGGATGACAAAGTGGAAACCCGTCCGATCGTTGCAAGCCAGGCTATTGGCGATAAGTGGCTGGTGACAGAAGGTCTGAAAGCAGGCGATCGCGTAGTAATAAGTGGGCTGCAGAAAGTGCGTCCTGGTGTCCAGGTAAAAGCACAAGAAGTTACCGCTGATAATAACCAGCAAGCCGCAAGCGGTACTCAGCCTGAACAGTCCAAGTCTTAA
- a CDS encoding YbaB/EbfC family nucleoid-associated protein, whose product MFGKGGLGNLMKQAQQMQEKMQKMQEEIAQLEVTGESGAGLVKVTINGAHNCRRVEIDPSLLEDDKEMLEDLVAAAFNDAARRIEETQKEKMASVSSGMQLPPGFKMPF is encoded by the coding sequence ATGTTTGGTAAAGGCGGTCTGGGTAACCTGATGAAGCAAGCCCAGCAGATGCAAGAAAAAATGCAGAAAATGCAGGAAGAGATCGCGCAGCTGGAAGTCACCGGCGAATCTGGCGCAGGTCTGGTAAAAGTGACCATCAACGGTGCACACAACTGCCGTCGCGTAGAGATCGACCCGAGCCTGCTGGAAGACGACAAAGAGATGCTGGAAGACCTGGTGGCTGCAGCATTCAACGACGCAGCACGTCGTATTGAAGAAACGCAGAAAGAAAAAATGGCCTCTGTTTCCTCAGGAATGCAGCTGCCGCCAGGCTTTAAGATGCCGTTCTGA